One Microbacterium sp. W4I20 DNA window includes the following coding sequences:
- a CDS encoding esterase family protein: MTEVVPFHALPPQSDDVSYAYGPDSAPRDGVRPGSLRVFEIVDSAAYPGTVRKVWVHAPHGHDASAPASVMVFNDGWWYLDPAGDVRAGIVLDHLAHRGEIPSLVSVFVDPGVFPDAAEPKNRNTEYDAADARYADFVLDEVLPRVAETHALASEPDHRGICGGSSGGNGAFTAAWQRPDGIRRVISFNGSFAQMPGGNPYPALLGAGARRPLRVFLHAAHRDLGWNEPEHNWFAENLETAAALTRAGTDVRLVVGEGGHHPNHGGVLLPDALRWLWRPLTPS, from the coding sequence ATGACCGAAGTCGTGCCGTTCCACGCTCTGCCCCCGCAGTCGGATGACGTCAGTTACGCCTACGGGCCCGATTCCGCTCCGCGCGACGGGGTGCGTCCCGGCAGCCTCCGCGTCTTCGAGATCGTCGACAGCGCCGCGTATCCGGGCACGGTGCGCAAGGTCTGGGTGCACGCGCCGCATGGGCATGATGCCTCGGCGCCGGCCTCCGTCATGGTGTTCAACGACGGCTGGTGGTACCTGGATCCCGCCGGCGACGTACGGGCGGGGATCGTGCTCGACCACCTCGCGCATCGCGGTGAGATCCCCTCGCTCGTCTCCGTGTTCGTCGATCCCGGTGTCTTCCCGGATGCTGCAGAGCCGAAGAACCGCAATACCGAGTACGACGCGGCAGATGCGCGCTACGCGGACTTCGTGCTCGACGAGGTGCTCCCCCGGGTCGCCGAAACACACGCGCTGGCATCCGAGCCGGACCACCGAGGGATCTGCGGGGGGAGTTCCGGAGGGAACGGCGCCTTCACGGCCGCGTGGCAGCGCCCCGACGGCATCCGTCGTGTCATCTCGTTCAACGGGAGCTTCGCGCAGATGCCGGGCGGCAATCCGTACCCGGCGCTGCTCGGGGCGGGTGCGCGTCGGCCGCTGCGGGTGTTCCTGCATGCCGCGCACCGCGACCTCGGCTGGAACGAACCGGAGCACAACTGGTTCGCCGAAAACCTCGAGACGGCGGCCGCACTCACCCGCGCCGGGACCGACGTGCGTCTCGTCGTCGGCGAGGGCGGGCACCACCCGAACCACGGCGGCGTGCTCCTTCCGGATGCGCTGCGCTGGCTCTGGCGCCCGCTCACTCCGTCTTGA
- a CDS encoding GNAT family N-acetyltransferase yields the protein MEPVTLTTERLVLRAPTEADIDAIDAACQDPEIPRWTTVPSPYTREHAEDFVRQVAEWWASGAETLWAIYVDDRLSGMIGLHQITEHHTGGHAEIGFWMTAAARGQGYLGEAARAVVDWGFGDLGLVRIEWRAVAGNIPSARAARGLGFRYEGMLRQALTSPRGRDDGWFAGLLVDDDRTPVDWPVL from the coding sequence ATGGAACCGGTCACCCTCACCACCGAACGCCTCGTGCTGCGCGCGCCGACCGAGGCCGACATCGACGCGATCGATGCGGCGTGCCAGGATCCGGAGATCCCCCGGTGGACGACCGTCCCGAGCCCGTACACGCGCGAGCACGCGGAGGACTTCGTGCGGCAGGTCGCCGAGTGGTGGGCCAGCGGCGCCGAGACCCTGTGGGCGATCTACGTCGACGACCGGCTCTCCGGCATGATCGGGCTCCACCAGATCACCGAGCATCACACGGGCGGGCACGCCGAGATCGGGTTCTGGATGACGGCGGCCGCGCGCGGGCAGGGCTATCTCGGCGAGGCGGCTCGGGCCGTCGTCGACTGGGGCTTCGGCGACCTCGGACTCGTCCGCATCGAATGGCGTGCCGTCGCGGGCAACATTCCGTCCGCGCGGGCCGCGCGAGGCCTGGGTTTCCGGTACGAAGGCATGCTCCGCCAGGCGCTCACGAGCCCGCGCGGCCGCGACGACGGCTGGTTCGCCGGCCTGCTGGTGGACGATGACCGGACGCCGGTGGACTGGCCCGTGCTCTGA
- the mfd gene encoding transcription-repair coupling factor, protein MTVPGILRALEEASLYRDALGWAHTDADLGLVDGLDAPALAGLIEKRAAAGHPAALLAVAPTGRRAESLAHALEAYLPGAEILTFPAWETLPHERLSPSPDTVGHRLQTLRRVAEWSGGRPLVVVASVRAALQPIAGNLGEIAPLELTTGTRGNELDRVVEQLVERAYSRVDMVSRRGEFAVRGGILDVFPSISEHPYRVEFFGDEIDQIRAFSVADQRSLPGDVAVVDLPPSRELLLTPDVRDRARALIGGFPAISGMLEKMAEGIPVEGMESLLPAVAGPLKSLAEYLPAGSATAVVDPERSSARAIILGDTNREFLDAAWSAATSGASAPIDLGAGDFLTIGQLREVVRDRGGVWWRLSPFGAGLGEGDVDATNLDAAVIPSFHGNVDGAISFVEAKLTDGWRVVVIAAGHGLVDRARDVLADRGMAARIVESLTDAPEAGIATLVTGAVEAGFQIAEAKLAVLTDNEFYGRTIGGDQRVIKKLASRRKNVVDPLQLKQGDFVVHNTHGIGRFVEMTQREVSTGGRNATKSLRDYLVLEYAPSKRGYPGDKLYVPTDQLDLLSKYVGGEAPTLSKMGGSDWSQAKGKARKAVRDIAVELVKLYSARMSAKGHAFGPDTPWQRELEEAFPFAETPDQLQTIDEIKADMERPIPMDRLLSGDVGFGKTEVAVRAAFKAIQDGKQVAMLVPTTLLVKQHMETFTERFAGFPVKVRALSRFQSDKEVRLTLQGLLEGSVDMVIGTHRILTEGVLFKDLGLMIIDEEQRFGVEHKDTLKKMKTNVDILAMSATPIPRTLEMAVTGIREMSTLATPPEDRHPILSFVGPRSDKQMAAAIRREILREGQIFFVHNRVQSIQRVAAQLAELVPEARIAVAHGQMGEHQLEQVVDDFWERKFDVLVSTTIIETGLDISNANTIIIDRADKYGLSQLHQLRGRVGRGRERAYAYFLYDEMKPLSETAADRLQTIAVNNELGSGMQVALKDLELRGAGNMLGAEQAGHIAGVGFDLYLRMIGEAVATFRGDEVESGQELRLELPLDARIPEYYIDSERLRLEAYQKLSAASAATAKDDAIDQVIEELVDRYGSPPEEVEGLLAISRLRRRAARAGLTDVVVMGSNLRIAPAHLEDSIKVRLQRLYPKAKLVSSGEALVVPMPMISSGVGVGLEPLPDAELLEWVGQLFTAIFPEPVKTE, encoded by the coding sequence GTGACTGTTCCGGGGATTCTGCGCGCCTTGGAAGAGGCGTCTCTGTACCGTGACGCCCTCGGCTGGGCGCACACCGACGCCGATCTCGGCCTCGTCGACGGGCTCGACGCCCCGGCGCTCGCCGGACTGATCGAGAAGCGCGCCGCTGCGGGGCATCCGGCGGCTCTGCTGGCCGTCGCGCCGACCGGGCGCCGAGCCGAGAGCCTCGCCCACGCGCTGGAGGCCTACCTCCCGGGCGCCGAGATCCTCACCTTCCCGGCCTGGGAGACGCTTCCGCACGAGCGGCTGAGCCCGAGCCCCGACACCGTCGGGCATCGTCTGCAGACGCTCCGACGAGTCGCCGAGTGGTCGGGCGGTCGTCCGCTCGTGGTGGTCGCCTCCGTGCGCGCAGCCCTCCAGCCGATCGCCGGCAACCTCGGCGAGATCGCACCGCTCGAATTGACCACCGGCACCCGCGGCAACGAGCTCGACCGCGTCGTCGAGCAGCTCGTCGAGCGCGCATACTCCCGCGTCGACATGGTGTCGCGTCGCGGCGAGTTCGCGGTGCGCGGCGGCATCCTCGATGTCTTCCCCTCCATCTCCGAGCACCCCTACCGTGTCGAGTTCTTCGGCGACGAGATCGATCAGATCCGTGCCTTCTCGGTCGCCGACCAGCGCTCTCTGCCGGGCGACGTCGCCGTCGTCGATCTCCCGCCCAGCCGCGAGCTGCTGCTCACGCCCGACGTGCGGGACCGCGCCCGCGCTCTTATCGGCGGCTTCCCGGCGATCTCCGGGATGCTGGAGAAGATGGCCGAGGGCATCCCCGTCGAGGGCATGGAGTCGCTGCTGCCCGCCGTTGCCGGTCCGCTCAAGTCGCTGGCCGAGTATCTTCCGGCCGGCAGCGCCACCGCGGTCGTCGACCCGGAGCGTTCGTCGGCGCGCGCGATCATCCTCGGCGACACGAATCGCGAGTTCCTCGACGCGGCGTGGAGCGCGGCGACCTCCGGCGCGTCGGCGCCGATCGACCTCGGCGCCGGAGACTTCCTGACGATCGGGCAGCTGCGCGAGGTCGTCCGCGACCGCGGCGGCGTCTGGTGGCGGCTCAGCCCCTTCGGCGCCGGCCTCGGGGAGGGAGACGTGGATGCCACGAACCTCGATGCGGCCGTCATCCCCTCCTTCCACGGCAACGTCGACGGCGCGATCTCGTTCGTCGAGGCGAAGCTGACGGACGGATGGCGCGTCGTCGTCATCGCGGCCGGCCATGGTCTCGTCGACCGGGCACGCGACGTGCTGGCCGACCGCGGCATGGCGGCGCGCATCGTGGAGTCGCTCACCGACGCGCCGGAAGCCGGGATCGCGACCCTCGTCACGGGGGCGGTCGAGGCCGGGTTCCAGATCGCTGAGGCGAAGCTCGCCGTCCTCACCGACAACGAGTTCTACGGACGCACGATCGGCGGCGATCAGCGGGTCATCAAGAAGCTCGCCTCGCGCCGCAAGAACGTCGTCGACCCGCTGCAGCTCAAGCAGGGCGACTTCGTCGTGCACAACACGCACGGCATCGGCCGGTTCGTCGAGATGACGCAGCGCGAGGTCTCCACCGGCGGACGCAACGCCACCAAGTCGCTCCGCGACTACCTCGTGCTCGAGTACGCACCCTCCAAGCGGGGCTACCCGGGCGACAAGCTGTACGTCCCCACCGACCAGCTCGACCTGCTCTCGAAGTACGTGGGCGGCGAGGCGCCGACGCTCTCCAAGATGGGCGGCAGCGACTGGTCGCAGGCCAAGGGCAAGGCGCGCAAGGCGGTGCGCGACATCGCCGTCGAGCTCGTCAAGCTCTACTCCGCGCGGATGAGCGCGAAGGGGCACGCGTTCGGTCCGGACACCCCCTGGCAGCGCGAGCTGGAGGAGGCGTTCCCGTTCGCCGAGACCCCCGATCAGCTGCAGACGATCGACGAGATCAAGGCCGACATGGAGCGGCCGATCCCGATGGACCGCCTGCTGTCCGGCGACGTCGGGTTCGGCAAGACCGAGGTCGCCGTGCGGGCGGCGTTCAAGGCGATCCAGGACGGCAAGCAGGTCGCCATGCTCGTGCCGACGACGCTCCTCGTGAAGCAGCACATGGAGACGTTCACCGAGCGATTCGCCGGCTTCCCGGTGAAGGTGCGGGCGCTGTCGCGGTTCCAGAGCGACAAGGAGGTCCGGCTCACGCTGCAGGGCCTGCTCGAGGGCTCGGTCGACATGGTGATCGGCACGCACCGCATCCTGACCGAAGGGGTGCTGTTCAAGGATCTCGGCCTGATGATCATCGACGAGGAGCAGCGCTTCGGCGTCGAGCACAAGGACACGCTCAAGAAGATGAAGACGAACGTCGACATCCTCGCGATGAGCGCCACGCCCATCCCGCGCACCCTGGAGATGGCGGTGACCGGCATCCGCGAGATGTCGACGCTGGCGACGCCGCCCGAGGACCGGCATCCGATCCTCTCGTTCGTCGGACCGCGCAGCGACAAGCAGATGGCGGCCGCGATCCGGCGCGAGATCCTGCGCGAGGGCCAGATCTTCTTCGTGCACAATCGGGTGCAGTCGATCCAGCGCGTCGCCGCCCAGCTCGCCGAGCTCGTTCCCGAGGCCCGCATCGCCGTCGCGCACGGCCAGATGGGGGAGCACCAGCTCGAGCAGGTCGTCGACGACTTCTGGGAGCGCAAGTTCGATGTGCTCGTCTCGACGACGATCATCGAGACCGGACTCGACATCTCGAACGCCAACACGATCATCATCGACCGCGCCGACAAGTACGGGCTCAGCCAGCTGCACCAGCTGCGAGGTCGCGTCGGACGAGGGCGCGAGCGCGCATACGCGTACTTCCTGTACGACGAGATGAAGCCCCTGTCCGAGACCGCTGCCGACCGGCTGCAGACGATCGCGGTGAACAACGAGCTCGGCTCCGGCATGCAGGTGGCGCTCAAGGACCTCGAGCTGCGCGGTGCGGGCAACATGCTCGGCGCCGAGCAGGCCGGGCACATCGCGGGCGTCGGCTTCGACCTGTACCTGCGCATGATCGGCGAGGCCGTCGCCACATTCCGCGGCGACGAGGTCGAAAGCGGACAGGAGCTCCGGCTCGAGCTGCCTCTCGACGCGCGCATCCCCGAGTACTACATCGACAGCGAGCGGCTGCGGCTCGAGGCGTACCAGAAGCTCTCGGCGGCGTCTGCGGCCACGGCGAAGGACGACGCCATCGACCAGGTGATCGAAGAACTCGTCGACCGCTACGGATCGCCGCCCGAAGAGGTCGAGGGCCTGCTCGCGATCTCGCGCCTGCGCCGTCGGGCGGCCCGCGCGGGTCTGACGGATGTCGTGGTCATGGGCTCGAACCTTCGTATCGCGCCCGCGCACCTCGAGGACTCCATCAAGGTCCGGCTGCAGCGGCTGTATCCGAAGGCGAAGCTCGTCTCCAGCGGCGAGGCGCTCGTCGTGCCGATGCCGATGATCTCGTCCGGCGTGGGCGTGGGTCTCGAGCCGCTGCCCGACGCCGAGTTGCTCGAATGGGTCGGCCAGCTCTTCACCGCGATCTTCCCGGAGCCCGTCAAGACGGAGTGA
- a CDS encoding gamma carbonic anhydrase family protein, with protein sequence MLYEHLGARPRIHDTAVIAPTAVISGDVEIGPDCQVLHGAVITAEGGPITLGENVIVMENALIRATAANAVHIGAHTLIGTLASIAGATVGEEVFFASGARIFNGALVGDRCEVRVNAIVHRRAVLPAGTVVPIGWVAVGDPVQLLSPDREAEITAAQPELDFPGHVFGVDRDTPDLMVQLTERYGRSLARHAHDREVTR encoded by the coding sequence ATGTTGTACGAGCACCTCGGGGCTCGGCCCCGGATCCATGACACCGCCGTCATCGCTCCCACCGCCGTGATCTCCGGCGACGTGGAGATCGGTCCCGACTGCCAGGTGCTGCACGGCGCCGTGATCACCGCGGAGGGCGGCCCGATCACCCTCGGCGAGAACGTGATCGTGATGGAGAACGCACTCATCCGGGCGACGGCCGCCAACGCGGTGCACATCGGGGCGCACACGCTGATCGGCACGCTCGCGAGCATCGCCGGGGCGACCGTGGGGGAAGAGGTGTTCTTCGCTTCGGGCGCCCGCATCTTCAACGGCGCACTGGTCGGCGACCGCTGCGAGGTGCGGGTGAACGCGATCGTGCACCGCCGCGCCGTACTTCCCGCGGGGACCGTGGTGCCGATCGGCTGGGTGGCCGTCGGCGACCCCGTGCAGCTGCTTTCACCGGATCGGGAGGCCGAGATCACGGCCGCGCAGCCCGAACTCGACTTCCCCGGTCACGTGTTCGGCGTCGACCGCGACACCCCCGACCTGATGGTGCAGCTCACCGAGCGCTACGGCCGCTCCCTCGCGCGGCACGCGCACGATCGCGAGGTCACCCGGTAG
- a CDS encoding Fpg/Nei family DNA glycosylase, giving the protein MPEMPEVQGLTAFLGERVVGRTITRATVSAIAALKTYDPQISALHGAEVTASARLGKFVVLSCGDDLHLVFHLAKAGWLRWYEALPATLIKPGKSPIALRVALDDGSGFDLTEAGTKKSLAVYVVRDVQDVPGIARLGPDPLDADFTRDAFAALLTDRRMQIKGLLRDQAVIAGIGNAYSDEILHAAKMSPYAIAGKLDDAEIDRLFTAMQETLTEAVAEASGKPPADLKDAKRRGMQVHARRGETCPVCGDTVRSVFFADRSLEYCPTCQTGGKVLADRRLSRLLK; this is encoded by the coding sequence ATGCCTGAGATGCCGGAGGTCCAGGGGCTCACCGCCTTTCTCGGCGAGCGCGTCGTCGGTCGCACGATCACGCGCGCGACCGTGTCGGCGATCGCTGCGCTGAAGACCTACGACCCGCAGATCTCCGCTCTGCACGGCGCCGAGGTCACGGCATCCGCTCGGCTGGGCAAGTTCGTCGTGCTCTCCTGCGGCGACGACCTTCACCTCGTGTTCCATCTGGCCAAGGCCGGGTGGCTGCGGTGGTACGAGGCCCTTCCGGCCACGCTCATCAAACCCGGCAAGTCGCCGATCGCACTGCGCGTCGCGCTCGACGACGGCAGCGGGTTTGATCTCACCGAGGCCGGCACCAAGAAGTCGCTCGCGGTGTACGTCGTGCGCGACGTGCAGGATGTGCCAGGGATCGCCCGGCTCGGCCCCGACCCGCTCGACGCCGACTTCACCCGCGATGCGTTCGCCGCGCTGCTCACCGACCGCCGGATGCAGATCAAGGGGCTGCTGCGCGACCAGGCGGTGATCGCGGGGATCGGCAACGCGTACTCCGACGAGATCCTCCACGCGGCGAAGATGTCGCCCTACGCGATCGCGGGAAAGCTCGACGATGCCGAGATCGACCGGCTCTTCACCGCCATGCAGGAGACCCTGACGGAGGCGGTGGCCGAGGCGTCGGGTAAACCGCCGGCCGACCTCAAAGATGCCAAACGTCGCGGCATGCAGGTGCACGCGCGGCGCGGGGAGACGTGCCCCGTCTGCGGCGACACCGTGCGCAGCGTGTTCTTCGCCGACCGGTCGCTGGAGTACTGCCCGACCTGTCAGACCGGCGGCAAGGTG